GGCCCCTCTTCGAGAAGAAGGGCAGGGACTACTGAAGAATTTTGGTGACGACGCCGGCGCCGACCGTGTGGCCGCCCTCGCGCACCGCGAAGCGGAGACCCTCCTCCATCGCGATCGGAACGATGA
The DNA window shown above is from Fretibacterium sp. OH1220_COT-178 and carries:
- a CDS encoding EF-Tu C-terminal domain-related protein, translating into IVPIAMEEGLRFAVREGGHTVGAGVVTKILQ